The following are from one region of the Silene latifolia isolate original U9 population chromosome 9, ASM4854445v1, whole genome shotgun sequence genome:
- the LOC141599950 gene encoding uncharacterized protein LOC141599950 has protein sequence MAKSTTTIFIITHLLLLLYFSIPTHSSPSPSPSPSPSHSPLKSPSPSPSQSSSPSPSQSSSPSPSPSPSSAADSNTPTPSPTPEAEAADVVVAKHEETKDEKKGGMKVGQKAAVAIGIVIGVVVVVVAGLIYKKRQVNIRRSRYGYNAGSISMV, from the coding sequence ATGGctaaatcaacaacaacaatcttCATCATCACACATTTGCTCTTACTCCTCTATTTCTCCATCCCTACTCACTcctctccatctccatctccatctccatctccatcacATTCGCCGCTCAAATCTCCATCTCCGTCTCCGTCACAATCTTCATCCCCATCTCCGTCACAATCTTCATcgccatctccatctccatctccatccTCGGCGGCGGACTCAAATACGCCGACTCCATCGCCGACGCCGGAGGCAGAAGCGGCAGATGTGGTTGTGGCAAAGCACGAGGAGacaaaagatgagaaaaaggGAGGAATGAAGGTGGGTCAGAAAGCAGCAGTTGCCATCGGAATAGTGATTGGTGTGGTAGTTGTGGTTGTGGCGGGGTTGATATATAAGAAGAGACAGGTTAACATACGGCGCTCCAGGTACGGCTACAACGCCGGTAGTATCAGTATGGTATGA